In Anoplopoma fimbria isolate UVic2021 breed Golden Eagle Sablefish chromosome 22, Afim_UVic_2022, whole genome shotgun sequence, a genomic segment contains:
- the LOC129111499 gene encoding ankyrin repeat domain-containing protein SOWAHC-like, with translation MVFTFNPPYRRNGTKKFRVCGSELHLPGSGDGNDSQLRAPHVFNTAKKQPESVCAGEEVDRSSPEMGNRESFKREKRESEKEKKEPEIPDISVTNASPPPADGSMFNLPGPEQTGTTGQLDTGQVDTRQVDTGQVEEEEQGEGPSSRRGSRKHFLEAMMSSSPQLRRSMVRSSVYLPSSRSDGDSASLVSSSPDEDRTSATLDPLEHEWMMCASDGEWTRLSPLLHTDPTLVLRKDFVTGFTCLHWAAKWGEPELMALLINFAKRHDVSVSVDVRSNAGYTPLHVAAMHNHMEVVKLLVGAYAADVEVRDHSGRKACQYLTDNVSVNIRDIIGAYERSDAKNADRRDGGRWRFSKVLQMNLKPLRLLDPNGCDSVDGEVRPREKVLRRRSSLSRMKPKLQRLRLRTSQIVHSTTFRDTEEQEGTGKGSFKSRPKTHFFG, from the exons ATGGTTTTTACCTTCAACCCCCCCTACAGAAGGAATGGTACG AAAAAGTTCCGGGTATGTGGGAGTGAGCTGCACCTACCTGGCTCAGGTGACGGAAACGACAGCCAGCTGAGAGCTCCGCATGTTTTcaacactgcaaaaaaacaaccgGAGTCAGTCTGTGCAGGTGAGGAGGTGGACAGGAGCTCACCTGAGATGGGGAACAGGGAGAGCTTtaagagggagaagagggagtccgagaaggagaagaaggagccTGAAATACCAGACATCTCAGTGACTAacgcctctcctcctcctgcagacggATCCATGTTCAACCTGCCGGGACCTGAACAGACCGGCACTACAGGACAGTTAGACACAGGACAGGTAGACACAAGACAGGTAGACACAGGacaggtagaggaggaggagcagggtgAAGGCCCCAGCAGCCGCAGAGGCAGCCGTAAACACTTCCTGGAGGCCATGATGAGCAGCTCCCCCCAGCTGAGGAGGAGCATGGTGAGGAGCTCCGTCTACCTGCCCTCCTCCAGGAGCGACGGCGACTCGGCCTCCCTGGTGTCCTCCAGCCCGGACGAGGACCGGACCTCGGCCACTCTGGACCCGCTGGAGCACGAGTGGATGATGTGTGCGTCTGACGGGGAGTGGACCCGCCTGAGCCCCCTCCTCCACACCGACCCCACCCTGGTCCTGAGGAAGGACTTCGTCACCGGGTTCACCTGCCTGCACTGGGCGGCCAAGTGGGGCGAGCCGGAGCTGATGGCGCTGCTGATCAACTTTGCCAAACGGCACGACGTCTCCGTCAGCGTGGACGTTCGGTCCAACGCCGGCTACACGCCGCTGCACGTGGCCGCCATGCACAACCACATGGAGGTGGTGAAGCTCCTGGTGGGGGCCTACGCCGCCGACGTGGAGGTCAGAGACCACAGCGGGAGGAAGGCCTGCCAGTACCTCACCGACAACGTGAGCGTGAACATACGGGACATCATAGGAGCGTACGAGCGATCTGACGCCAAGAATGCCGACCGCAGGGACGGAGGCCGCTGGAGGTTCTCCAAGGTTCTCCAGATGAACCTGAAGCCCCTCAGGCTCCTAGACCCCAACGGCTGCGACTCCGTGGACGGGGAGGTCCGACCCAGAGAGAAGGTCCTCAGGAGGAGGTCCTCACTCAGCAGGATGAAGCCCAAACTGCAGAGGCTGCGCCTGAGGACGTCGCAGATTGTCCACAGCACCACGTTCCGCGACacggaggagcaggagggaacCGGGAAGGGTTCCTTTAAGTCCAGACCCAAGACCCACTTCTTTGGGTGA
- the LOC129111761 gene encoding E3 SUMO-protein ligase ZBED1-like, which translates to MEGKGSGPSCSGLNLVAHPRAKSKVWKYFGFDTDANGCILHWKRIYCRVCMGQIAYSGNTSNLSYHLEKYHPVDFSEFVKINTDQMREAFVTAFSKIKTEPSGLQIQQPSQDADSRQSSDYENRHNDLTKAVINFICEGLYPVSVVEEPTFKTLMSTVDPGYSPPSKSDLAGKLLPQMYCRTRDMVFSELAGVVSCGVTTDLWQSHTRNRTYISLSMHSVNYTLCRGFSMTNKCLKTFEVQEDNRAENITRAMYEAFVEWGITHKVSGATTNGSVDIVKACSLLDLWVEMPCLGHTINRAMDEAFQLPPVNSFLGCCRKLIDHFKEPTLYLLRDKQKQHGLTQCALVTDRARSWLATLAMLQRLKEQQIAITATLRESSSGHHFSFESHQWALLDGLIEVLQPFKVVANMITSCRYPTISMVRPVLHMLLNTTLKAKEGDLKEISTAKELMSKVLSSSYSQNTQLSQDISTFLNIATFLDPRYKKLPFLSNQERSKVESNIVEEAKAILEKQIAERPCVDDFSLVSEEPPSKKHAPLRESAGSSTQDNPLAAIFCQSDTDQSQEELHAQVVEELSNYKSQRVLGLNEDPLLWWSSHAPLFPTLPKVLQKYWCVPATSVPSHRLLSSSGPVVCGKRNRIAPALVDQQVFLYENSRSYYEPEPCEDDLDNVLERNCGLGQPLE; encoded by the coding sequence ATGGAGGGTAAAGGTTCAGGACCTTCATGCTCTGGCCTCAATCTGGTGGCACACCCACGGGCAAAGAGCAAAGTGTGGAAATACTTTGGCTTTGACACGGACGCGAATGGCTGCATACTGCACTGGAAACGGATCTACTGCCGCGTGTGTATGGGGCAAATCGCTTATTCTGGAAACACCTCCAATCTTTCGTACCACCTTGAGAAGTACCACCCCGTGGACTTCAGTGAATTTGTGAAGATCAACACGGATCAGATGCGCGAGGCGTTTGTCACGGCGTTCTCCAAGATAAAGACCGAGCCTTCAGGTCTACAAATTCAGCAACCGTCGCAGGACGCCGACTCCAGGCAGAGTTCAGATTATGAAAACCGACACAACGATCTAACAAAAGCCGTCATCAACTTCATCTGTGAGGGCCTGTACCCGGTATCTGTAGTGGAAGAGCCTACCTTCAAGACCTTAATGAGTACCGTAGACCCCGGGTACTCTCCGCCCAGCAAAAGTGACCTGGCAGGTAAACTGCTCCCTCAGATGTACTGCCGGACCCGGGACATGGTCTTCAGTGAGCTTGCTGGGGTTGTGAGCTGTGGCGTTACCACCGACCTTTGGCAAAGCCATACTCGGAACAGGACGTACATCTCACTCTCTATGCATTCAGTTAATTACACTTTATGTCGCGGCTTCTCCATGACCAACAAGTGTCTCAAAACGTTTGAGGTGCAAGAGGACAACCGAGCTGAGAACATCACCAGAGCCATGTACGAGGCGTTTGTTGAGTGGGGGATAACGCATAAAGTCAGCGGTGCCACCACCAACGGTTCAGTGGACATTGTCAAAGCATGCTCGCTCCTGGACCTGTGGGTGGAGATGCCGTGCCTCGGACACACCATCAACCGAGCGATGGACGAGGCCTTCCAGCTGCCGCCAGTCAACAGCTTTTTGGGGTGTTGCCGAAAACTCATCGACCATTTCAAAGAACCGACCCTGTACCTGCTGAGGGACAAACAGAAGCAGCATGGCCTCACTCAGTGTGCACTCGTCACAGACAGGGCCAGGTCTTGGTTGGCCACGTTGGCAATGCTCCAAAGACTGAAGGAGCAGCAGATCGCTATAACTGCTACACTTAGAGAGAGTTCCAGCGGCCATCACTTCAGCTTTGAAAGCCATCAGTGGGCTTTGTTGGATGGCTTGATTGAAGTCCTTCAGCCGTTTAAAGTGGTGGCCAACATGATCACCTCTTGTAGGTACCCAACGATCAGCATGGTTCGGCCCGTGCTTCACATGCTGTTGAACACCACCCTCAAGGCCAAGGAAGGGGACCTCAAAGAGATCAGCACGGCCAAAGAGCTCATGTCAAAGGTCCTCTCAAGCAGCTACTCCCAGAACACACAGCTGTCCCAAGACATTTCAACATTCCTCAACATTGCTACGTTTTTGGACCCTCGGTACAAGAAGTTGCCGTTCCTGTCCAATCAGGAGCGCTCCAAAGTTGAGAGCAACATCGTAGAGGAGGCCAAGGCGATCCTCGAGAAGCAGATTGCAGAGCGACCGTGCGTAGACGATTTCTCTTTGGTATCTGAAGAGCCACCGAGCAAGAAGCACGCTCCTCTGAGGGAATCCGCCGGGAGTTCTACCCAGGACAACCCTTTGGCCGCCATATTTTGTCAGTCTGACACCGACCAGAGCCAGGAGGAGCTGCATGCGcaggtggtggaggagctgagCAACTACAAATCCCAGAGAGTCCTTGGTCTGAATGAAGACCCTCTACTCTGGTGGTCCAGTCACGCACCCTTGTTCCCCACCCTCCCCAAGGTGCTCCAGAAGTACTGGTGTGTTCCTGCCACCAGTGTGCCCAGTCACCGGCTGCTGAGCTCCTCTGGGCCGGTCGTGTGTGGGAAGAGGAACCGCATAGCTCCGGCGTTGGTAGATCAGCAGGTCTTCTTGTATGAGAACTCCAGAAGCTACTATGAGCCTGAACCCTGTGAGGATGACTTGGACAATGTGTTGGAGAGAAACTGTGGACTGGGCCAGCCTCTTGAGTGA
- the dhrsx gene encoding dehydrogenase/reductase SDR family member on chromosome X: MWLQSVLVPLLRLYLCGMKVLLYQLLHSSFTLPVLPRQNGRVAIVTGGTRGMGYETARHLAGLGMHVVIAGNEREEGGAAVRRIQEEDVEGRVEFVFLDLTSMKSVQQFAQTFKDRGLPLHVLVNNAGTMMVPESQTEDGFEFHFALNYLGHFLLTNLLLDLLKRSGRPGCCSRIINMSSATHYAGVVNMEDLNRRVCYSSHGAYSQSKLALVLFTNYLQEQLTAGGFPVTVAAVDPGMVDTALYDNLWSLAQALKKPVAKILFRTPAEGASISIYAAAASEMEGVGGCYLYNGQKTQSSDSSYDPELQAQLWKKSCELVGVRG; this comes from the exons ATGTGGCTGCAGTCCGTGCTCGTACCTCTGCTGCGGCTGTACCTGTGCGGGATGAAGGTGCTGCTCTACCAGCTGCTGCACAGCTCCTTCACGCTGCCAG TCCTACCCAGGCAGAATGGAAGGGTTGCCATAGTGACGGGGGGGACCAGAGGAATGGGTTATGAGACAGCGAGACACCTGGCAGGCCTCGGCATGCATGTTGTCATAG CTGGGaacgagagagaggagggaggggccGCCGTCAGGAGGATCCAAGAGGAGGACGTCGAGGGGAGAG TGGAGTTTGTCTTCTTAGACCTGACCTCCATGAAATCAGTGCAGCAGTTCGCTCAGACGTTCAAAGACCGAGGCCTCCCGCTCCATGTCCTGGTTAACAACG CTGGAACCATGATGGTCCCTGAGAGCCAGACGGAGGACGGCTTTGAGTTCCACTTTGCGCTCAACTACCTGGGCCACTTCCTGCTGACCAACCTGCTGCTGGACTTGCTGAAGAGGTCTGGACGACCGGGCTGCTGCTCCAGGATCATCAACATGTCCTCCGCCACTCACTACGCCGGAGTAGTGAACATGGAGGACTTAAACAGGAG gGTCTGCTACAGCTCCCATGGTGCCTACTCCCAGAGCAAACTGGCCCTGGTCCTCTTCACCAACTACCTGCAGGAGCAGCTGACGGCCGGCGGCTTCCCGGTGACCGTCGCCGCCGTGGACCCCGGCATGGTGGACACGGCGCTCTACGACAACCTGTGGAGCCTCGCGCAGGCGCTGAAGAAACCCGTGGCCAAGATCCTGTTCAGG actccagcagagggAGCGTCCATATCCATCTACGCTGCAGCTGCCTCTGAGATGGAAGGCGTGGGGGGGTGTTACCTCTACAACGGCCAGAAGACTCAGTCCTCCGACAGCTCCTACGACCCGGAGCTACAAGCCCAGCTGTGGAAGAAGAGCTGTGAGCTGGTGGGCGTCCGGGGATAG
- the LOC129111956 gene encoding LOW QUALITY PROTEIN: scavenger receptor cysteine-rich type 1 protein M130-like (The sequence of the model RefSeq protein was modified relative to this genomic sequence to represent the inferred CDS: substituted 1 base at 1 genomic stop codon), giving the protein MDHLLMLLLLLWSSGLQAEGNHTSTESVRLVGGDSRCAGTLELKHEGHWRPVEGLFWTLKAASDSVRLVNGTSLCSGRLEVKSNHSNQSNQSNQWWSSLCEDDFDQQDAEVVCRELGCGAPSVLQGALYGEVEAPMWTKEFQCGGHESALLDCRSSGSDRNTCSPGKAVGLTCSEPVRLVGGDSRCAGTLEMKHRGDWRPVYGSGWTLKKASVACRDLDCGSAVSVGEREESSRRSVWEINSPCVYSGSTLRECSTSWSSSSILNLTCSVKSXRVIVSDCAVMSLQARRGRKPGRRENIELDEFNLGVPAAEEEGAQGAE; this is encoded by the exons ATGGATCACCTGttgatgctgttgctgttgctgtggagcTCAG GACTCCAGGCTGAAGGAAATCACACATCAACag agtctgtcaggttggtgggaggagacagtcgctgtgcaggaacactggagcTGAAACATGAAGGACACTGGAGACCAGTAGAGGGCTTGTTCTGGACCCTGAAGGCAGCATCT g ACTCTGTCAGGCTGGTGAATGGGACTAGTCTGTGCTCAGGTAGACTGGAGGTGAAGTCCAACCACTCTAACCAGTCCAACCAGTCCAACCAGTGGTGGTCCTCATTGTGTGAAGATGACTTTGACCAGCAGGATGCAGAGGTGGTCTGTAGGGAGCTTGGCTGTGGggctccttcagtcctccagggggcgctctatggagaagtggaggctccaatgtggaccaaagagttccagtgtggaggccatgagtctgctctcctggactgtagaagctcaggctcagatagaaacacctgctcacctggcaaagctgttggactcacctgctcag aacctgtcaggttggtgggaggagacagtcgctgtgcaggaacactggagaTGAAACATCGAGGAGACTGGAGACCAGTATATGGCTCTGGCTGGACCCTGAAGAAAGCATCTGTTGCCTGTAGAGAtctggactgtggctctgctgtttcagtaggagagagagaggagtcctcAAGGAGATCTGTGTGGGAGATCAACTCTCCCTGTGTTTATTCTGGATCTACTCTGAGGGAGTGTTCAACATCAtggtcctcttcctccatcctgaatctcacctgctcag TCAAGTCATGAAGAGTAATAGTCTCA GACTGTGCTGTCATGTCTCTCCAGGCCAGAAGGGGGAGGAAGCCGGGCAGACGGGAGAACATTGAGCTGGATGAGTTTAACCTGGGTGTTcctgcagctgaagaagaaggagctcaGGGAGCAGAGTAG